In Lycium ferocissimum isolate CSIRO_LF1 chromosome 11, AGI_CSIRO_Lferr_CH_V1, whole genome shotgun sequence, a single genomic region encodes these proteins:
- the LOC132035892 gene encoding plastoglobule-localized metallopeptidase 48, chloroplastic isoform X2 — protein sequence MGANIYQEYGCGQKQNYDFHIKKKPKVVPDLLNQTNGLESRVDTYANNIFQMASIPLPALYFSASLVSSNVNSRTKSPIRSISSGLRKLRTNQRFSLFVCRAASVTFRDLDADDFRHPLDRQNTLLLRAIPGLNDIGKALLGTVSEQIMLLENIGTSVLVSENQLPELHHLMVEAARILNIEAPDLYIRQSPVPNAYTLAVRGKKPFVVVHTSLVELLSRKEFQAVLAHELGHLKCDHGVWLTFANILTLGAYTVPGVGGLIAQRLEEQLFRWLRAAELTCDRAALLVAQDPKRWLFQY from the exons ATGGGAGCAAATATTTACCAAGAGTACGGATGTGGTCAGAAACAAAACTACGATTTCCATATAAAGAAGAAGCCAAAAGTCGTGCCTGATTTATTAAACCAAACAAATGGATTAGAGAGCAGAGTTGATACATACGCTAATAATATCTTTCAAATGGCTTCTATTCCTCTTCCAGCACTCTATTTCTCCGCATCACTTGTCAGTTCCAACGTTAACTCTCGCACTAAGTCTCCAATTAGATCAATTAGCAGTGGATTAAGGAAGCTGAGAACCAATCAAAGATTCAGTCTTTTTGTATGTCGAGCAGCCTCTGTCACGTTTCGTGATCTTGATGCCGATGATTTTAGGCACCCTCTTGACAGACAG AATACGTTGCTTTTGAGAGCAATACCTGGTCTCAACGACATTGGAAAAGCCTTACTAG GGACTGTTTCTGAACAAATTATGCTTCTGGAGAACATAGGGACGTCAGTTCTTGTTTCAGAAAATCAG CTCCCTGAACTTCATCACTTAATGGTTGAGGCTGCTAGAATTCTCAATATTGAGGCTCCTGACTTGTATATACGTCAAAGTCCTGTTCCCAATGCATATACTCTGGCTGTCCGTGGTAAAAAGCCTTTTGTAGTTGTTCATACAAGCCTTGTGGAGCTGCTGAGTCGAAAGGAATTTCAG GCTGTCTTGGCTCATGAGTTAGGTCATCTGAAATGTGATCATGGTGTGTGGTTGACATTTGCTAATATTCTCACTCTTGGGGCCTACACTGTTCCTG GTGTTGGCGGTTTGATTGCTCAGAGACTGGAAGAACAGCTCTTCCGCTGGCTTCGAGCAGCAGAACTCACTTGTGATCGTGCAGCACTTCTTGTTGCTCAAGATCCAAAG AGGTGGTTGTTTCAGTATTAA
- the LOC132035891 gene encoding uncharacterized protein LOC132035891, with amino-acid sequence MAVSCFFSAAIAIPIHHRITCQALSAPSSAVPINPNPSSLSCALNCTHFQSCSGCTQEYDLHRPVVIDEAIGFFNKLGVKDFSFDTCRLWGWRCRAKLAVRGSSSEPLIGLYEEGTHNIVDIPDCKAHHPNINAAVELLKQGIIELNVEPYDEDQGTGDLRYVQMAVTTHDTSLPIPERYKNGKVQVSLVWNSRSENSVNTGKLNALANFLWANGGPRRKVHLVHSVWANFQTSSNNIIFGNRWRHLLGERDFWEHVGGIDVSLAPSSFGQANTRAFDSLLRKLHKYVPQGASVVDLYAGAGVIGLSLAFSRKCRSVKCVEVNKESRQSFEKTVERLPTNVESNISWHHADASMEPTSWLLGSDVVVVDPPRKGLDPSLVKELRHVSAIELRTSKRPEKVKDEKRPWILRAREAAVQIENTTVHEENQSLPQTLIYISCGWESFKEDCLSLLASKEWHLHKAHGFNFFPGTQSIEILAVFKRGRGGSTKKKKLGKKQKKPH; translated from the exons ATGGCGGTGAGCTGCTTCTTCTCTGCGGCTATAGCTATTCCAATCCATCATCGCATTACTTGTCAAGCTCTCTCTGCCCCATCATCAGCTGTTCCTATAAACCCTAATCCATCTTCCTTATCCTGCGCCCTCAATTGCACCCATTTCCAATC GTGTTCTGGTTGCACTCAAGAGTACGATCTCCATCGTCCGGTAGTAATTGATGAAGCTATAGGTTTCTTCAACAAGCTCGGCGTCAAAGATTTTTCCTTTGACACTTGTAGATTA TGGGGATGGAGGTGTCGTGCAAAGCTTGCTGTTCGCGGTTCATCAAGTGAGCCGCTGATTGGGCTTTATGAGGAGGGCACTCATAACATAGTTGATATCCCAGATTGTAAAG CTCATCATCCAAACATCAATGCTGCTGTGGAGCTCTTGAAGCAAG GGATAATTGAGTTGAATGTTGAACCATATGATGAAGATCAAGGCACCGGTGACTTGAGGTATGTTCAG ATGGCCGTCACTACTCACGATACATCCCTTCCTATCCCGGAGAGATATAAGAATG GTAAAGTGCAGGTCTCATTGGTTTGGAATTCTAGAAGCGAGAATTCAGTTAACACTGGAAAACTAAATGCTTTAGCCAAT TTCCTCTGGGCCAACGGTGGACCAAGGAGAAAAGTTCATTTAGTTCATTCCGTTTGGGCTAATTTCCAGACCTCGTCAAATAAT ATTATTTTTGGAAACAGATGGAGACATTTGTTAGGGGAAAGAGATTTCTGGGAGCACGTTGGAGGGATTGATGTCTCTTTAGCTCCATCAAGCTTTGGGCAAGCAAATACCCGG GCTTTTGATTCTTTGCTGCGGAAGCTACACAAATATGTACCTCAGGGTGCATCAGTTGTTGATCTCTATGCAGGAGCTGGTGTAATTGGGTTGTCTTTGGCTTTTTCAAGGAAATGCAG GTCAGTTAAATGTGTTGAGGTAAACAAGGAATCCAGGCAATCTTTTGAGAAGACAGTTGAGCGCTTGCCTACCAATGTCGAAAGCAATATCAGCTGGCACCATGCAGATGCTTCAATG GAACCAACTTCATGGCTCTTGGGATCggatgttgttgtggttgacCCTCCGAGGAAAGGACTGGACCCGTCCTTGGTGAAGGAACTACGGCATGTCTCAGCAATTGAACTCAGAACATCTAAAAG aCCTGAAAAGGTCAAAGACGAGAAGAGACCGTGGATCCTGCGTGCCCGAGAAGCTGCAGTTCAAATTGAAAACACAACTGTACATGAGGAAAATCAATCATTGCCTCAAACTCTTATCTATATTAGCTGTGGTTGGGAAAGTTTTAAAGAG GATTGCTTGTCATTGCTAGCTAGTAAGGAGTGGCATTTGCATAAAGCCCATGGCTTTAATTTCTTTCCTGGAACACAAAG TATTGAGATTCTAGCTGTGTTCAAACGAGGCAGAGGAGGTAGCaccaagaagaagaaattgggaaaaaaacaaaagaaacccCACTGA
- the LOC132035892 gene encoding plastoglobule-localized metallopeptidase 48, chloroplastic isoform X1, with translation MGANIYQEYGCGQKQNYDFHIKKKPKVVPDLLNQTNGLESRVDTYANNIFQMASIPLPALYFSASLVSSNVNSRTKSPIRSISSGLRKLRTNQRFSLFVCRAASVTFRDLDADDFRHPLDRQNTLLLRAIPGLNDIGKALLGTVSEQIMLLENIGTSVLVSENQLPELHHLMVEAARILNIEAPDLYIRQSPVPNAYTLAVRGKKPFVVVHTSLVELLSRKEFQAVLAHELGHLKCDHGVWLTFANILTLGAYTVPGVGGLIAQRLEEQLFRWLRAAELTCDRAALLVAQDPKVVVSVLMKLAGGCPSLSDQLNVDAFLEQARSYDKASSSPVGWYIRNAQTRQLSHPLPVLRAREIDVWSRSQEYRSLLKRAMEVNSVQKV, from the exons ATGGGAGCAAATATTTACCAAGAGTACGGATGTGGTCAGAAACAAAACTACGATTTCCATATAAAGAAGAAGCCAAAAGTCGTGCCTGATTTATTAAACCAAACAAATGGATTAGAGAGCAGAGTTGATACATACGCTAATAATATCTTTCAAATGGCTTCTATTCCTCTTCCAGCACTCTATTTCTCCGCATCACTTGTCAGTTCCAACGTTAACTCTCGCACTAAGTCTCCAATTAGATCAATTAGCAGTGGATTAAGGAAGCTGAGAACCAATCAAAGATTCAGTCTTTTTGTATGTCGAGCAGCCTCTGTCACGTTTCGTGATCTTGATGCCGATGATTTTAGGCACCCTCTTGACAGACAG AATACGTTGCTTTTGAGAGCAATACCTGGTCTCAACGACATTGGAAAAGCCTTACTAG GGACTGTTTCTGAACAAATTATGCTTCTGGAGAACATAGGGACGTCAGTTCTTGTTTCAGAAAATCAG CTCCCTGAACTTCATCACTTAATGGTTGAGGCTGCTAGAATTCTCAATATTGAGGCTCCTGACTTGTATATACGTCAAAGTCCTGTTCCCAATGCATATACTCTGGCTGTCCGTGGTAAAAAGCCTTTTGTAGTTGTTCATACAAGCCTTGTGGAGCTGCTGAGTCGAAAGGAATTTCAG GCTGTCTTGGCTCATGAGTTAGGTCATCTGAAATGTGATCATGGTGTGTGGTTGACATTTGCTAATATTCTCACTCTTGGGGCCTACACTGTTCCTG GTGTTGGCGGTTTGATTGCTCAGAGACTGGAAGAACAGCTCTTCCGCTGGCTTCGAGCAGCAGAACTCACTTGTGATCGTGCAGCACTTCTTGTTGCTCAAGATCCAAAG GTGGTTGTTTCAGTATTAATGAAATTAGCTGGTGGCTGCCCATCTCTGTCTGATCAACTGAATGTGGATGCATTCTTAGAGCAAGCTCGTTCTTATGATAAAGCATCATCTAGCCCAGTGGGATGGTATATTAG AAATGCTCAAACAAGGCAACTTTCACATCCGCTCCCTGTTCTACGTGCACGCGAGATTGATGTATGGTCGAGAAGTCAAGAGTATAGGTCTCTTCTTAAGCGTGCAATGGAGGTGAATTCTGTGCAAAAAGTTTAG
- the LOC132035893 gene encoding B2 protein-like → MDSLHSYWQFGDELRGQSKVSEDHKWSTAAMKLAEQIRSKGERRNNLDFSKGSAEIRPRDNIGFQEDNKWESLNFYMLNLDNKMNENVSKSSMASGMYNMNSAHLKLNVNSLGNVSLSKLNIGNHTKESNNNSESTNGNNAADKRFKTLPAAETLPRNEVLGGYIFVCNNDTMQEDLKRQLFGLPPRYRDSVRAITPGLPLFLYNYTTHQLHGIFEAASFGGSNIDPTAWEDKKCKGESRFPAQVRTRVRQICKPLEEDAFRPVLHHYDGPKFRLELSIPETLDLLDLCEKAGV, encoded by the exons ATGGATAGTCTTCACAGCTATTGGCAGTTTGGCGATGAGCTTCGAGGACAATCAAAAGTCTCGGAGGATCATAAATGGTCAACGGCTGCTATGAAATTGGCTGAGCAGATAAGGTCCAAGGGTGAACGGAGGAATAACCTAGACTTTTCAAAGGGCTCAGCTGAAATTAGGCCCAGGGACAACATAGGGTTTCAGGAAGACAACAAATGGGAAAGCCTCAACTTCTACATGTTGAATTTGGACAACAAGATGAATGAGAATGTGTCGAAGAGCTCCATGGCTAGTGGCATGTACAATATGAATTCGGCACATCTTAAACTCAACGTCAACAGCTTGGGAAATGTGTCTTTAAGCAAGTTAAACATTGGGAACCACACCAAGGAAAGCAACAACAACAGTGAGAGCACCAATGGGAACAATGCTGCTGACAAAAGGTTTAAGACTTTGCCTGCTGCCGAGACGTTGCCCAGGAATGAAGTTCTTGGTGGATATATATTTGTTTGCAACAATGACACTATGCAGGAAGACTTGAAGCGCCAGCTGTTTG GTCTCCCTCCAAGGTACAGAGATTCTGTAAGGGCAATAACACCAGGCTTACCGTTATTCCTCTATAATTACACTACTCACCAGTTACACGGTATCTTTGAG GCAGCAAGCTTTGGAGGTTCTAACATTGATCCAACAGCTTGGGAAGATAAAAAGTGCAAAGGAGAATCACGGTTTCCTGCTCAG GTGAGGACCCGTGTCAGGCAAATCTGTAAGCCTTTGGAGGAAGATGCTTTTAGGCCAGTTTTGCATCACTATGATGGTCCCAAGTTCCGTCTTGAGCTCTCCATACCTGAG ACTTTGGACTTGCTAGATCTCTGCGAAAAAGCTGGTGTCTAG